Proteins from one Catenuloplanes atrovinosus genomic window:
- a CDS encoding RHS repeat-associated core domain-containing protein codes for MIAWRRVLACALAGLLLGQGLQVPPALAFPAEEPRPGRPAGASDTAPEPLAGRAPADGEHVLPTGATDSTLRVAGRSTARPQGAVPDRLTVPRTERPTTVVPQRVRPEVTEKPAPVRGYDAATSELVAETGDGIRLFSNADGTTTALIAASTAIRTDGDTFVMKDAGDLSGSLDLQVGTQDGGAHIGRAYLNFGGLSTALRNKYVNGAALTVYNTWSASCTPTPVTVYRVGEPWSPSSLRWPGASVNRAYETRSFAHQGGSATCGADWESLALNADDATGWTHGRPFHGLSLRVPNEKANSQFKRFAAAESANPPQLSITYSDEGASYAVDEVLLPTNATAGEATVTVTNQGGSTWAAGGGFKLGAVIKRGATTVATGAKIAPSVAIAPMAAGTIKVPLPAVSPGDYTVEIQMYNAAGTAFHTAYGVPVGTFPIKVSNVLPASNYQQPGSGGTVETITPTLYAEGTDPDNWPAGAKLTYDFKLCSGTPEKPTDCVTSGFTGQTWTTPALKWSSTYYWWVRAHDTIGAGPYAGPLMLTTRVPQPAITSNLAGNPHSVQAPGVDPGIGNYSTVATDASVATVGPDLTITRTYNSLDPRRDNAFGTGWSSRIDTRLTEDRIAGAATGASVVITLPTGRQVRFGRNPDGSYAPPQGQALTLVRDSVTATWTLRDASGDRWVFDALGRLVTLIDQDGLTETLRYGPDDRAVEIVNNVSGRRLTLNWSGGHVTGVRANDGPMWTYGYDGDRLTSVCGPDPAPNCTRYEYTSGNHYRTAILNDSPRAYWRLGETSGPTAASVSARSPGNDAGTYTGVVLNADGAIGGSTDRAAVFDGVSSRVALPAKLASASMSAAVELWFKTTESGTLLSSQSGQPYPAAATASTPVLYVGVDGLLYGGFSVPRPDGPRQAVSDAAVNDGRWHHAVLSASIGTQTLYVDGVAQKKVATGLIDHDQQIQYAIGAGHGKDWPATNGEAFHFDGAIDEVAIYTNALSALAIAGHYAAATGTDVLTGVVLPQDGRRYATVGYDNVADRVRTLTDSWGRAWTLDAPTPNGGIGVITLHGPYPDWTYQVDYDNGGRIMSVKHDGAGTFYDYNAAGFLAKVTDPNNHSVSYTTDARGNVLSTQTCRAAGACNTSYSTYHLNAANPLDPRNDKVTSRSDARSSGPADTTYRTTLEYDEAGRLTKTVSPKPAGVTTAPTEIWTYARGTEAAEGGGTVPAGSLLQHVGRRGQSTTYTYRATGDLSVQTSPRGLRTSYTYDDLGRVATVTERNDGGAMLSSRAVTYTPGGNVKTETGPAVRNPITGVTHQKVTTYTYDGNGNTLSVTESDATPAASGGDPARTTSYAYDAHDRIVQTTAPGGAVTRTEYSADGLKTTTADAAGIRWSDLYDDQMRLLTSTAEGPGVDPQDPKATALTLEWRGYDPAGRLAQHTDAAGRVTRYTYYDDGLLASSYRPAFTGADGRTRDIMLEQVTYDPAGNPTRRTTNGVTTAYTYDAAGYVAQETVDPDGLKRTVTYQRDADGNPARADVTGAAQPGRTETVRSDYGPDNQVTTAEIALADGGTLTSAVTYDERGLPRSKRNARLAITEFEYDATGALTKTTGAPVDTWTNGVKATNVRPTETTGYNTFGEPTEARDPAGAVTRSTYDVDGRLRTITKPAYAPPGRITILPVTSLEYDEVGNLAKTTDPLKGVAEADYDPHGNLLTEKAPPVGDQPSTTTYRYNRVGEPLSVTTPGGAQTLTTYDDLGRAVTTTTVEREPGPVSYLITSTEYDDRGRPVRVTSPQGRTTRIAYNGAGEVVSTTDPAGLTSTIDYDIAGRVRSRIDPTGLTIATTFDLAGRAVAAEQRRGETVLRTTSTELDPNGNVLSSVSGEGRRDTFEYDLADRVTAQNTVAGGGRTLRVETGYDIAGRLTRYVDGNKNVTGYTYNVWGLTESTVEPATPSTPDPAQRTWTVDYDAAGQAVTVRLPGGVVRTQEYDAQGRPTVERGTGAEQATADRRFDYDADGRVVRISGAAGDTTFRYNDRGSLVETGGASGHSVYGWSGDGDLTMRTDAAGTATFTYDSAGRPESFTDPITARTVDYAYDSAGRLGSVTDRAASKSVRRVLTYDALNRLATDQVQQTINVGLPARVLLGTDYGYDRDDNVTGKKTYQPAGSTANTYTYDGANRLSTWSAGGATTTYTFDDAGNRTGAGTATAVYNAQNQLVDDGTSTYTYTPRGTLDTVTPKNGTGGVRDLGYDAFERLITDGSVTYGYDGLDRLSTRSGLAGLTYDGTGNQLVSDGTRVVSRDSLGEPFSDRAVTAATGRMLYTDQHDDVTGRYLSASATDTRTYDPFGKVIAATGETPALGYQGGWTDTSTGSVNMAARWYNPESGTFLSRDSVTNAPDTDGNANRYAYGNGDPIGNTDPSGHAVLIGEIGNRTVLASPRTPTIYPDSEERLPTSAPSGTIRKPGDILPRQYRGVSRKLPWTAIPTVMWEILFEDAAPAGGTCRTPGGAEHDSGMSICNPKNWCAAGYTWFVECRKGAGAGTKPGSGTAPGTGNGTGSGPGYGPLQGIAFWIAALFQIGATGFGGAGGSGGPGASGGGGVGIGGYLPAPPPPPPPWIPPLLIRNPPPPPGTQVKPRIPVIPADRPGTTRVDPGPDLTSRATEVTNTVILPTTPLVQEFIDLAGRVHYNNHRIVATDGRNDPNVAAYDQQRNRCLNQNGGAGSWINYSPMKAGVASGAEACYENGKIPPGGSRATFKPRGFVTGAGMARGHLIARELGGSGTDGRNVVALYQDKVNNSAMWHGTEQVVRQWVRSGDTVYYRVEPEFLNNDPLNHPVPTFVNIVAASKRGTVFIRIENV; via the coding sequence GTGATCGCATGGCGTCGCGTTCTCGCGTGCGCACTGGCCGGACTGCTGCTGGGACAGGGCCTGCAGGTCCCGCCCGCCCTCGCCTTCCCCGCGGAGGAGCCGCGCCCCGGCCGTCCGGCGGGTGCCTCCGACACCGCACCGGAGCCGCTCGCGGGTCGCGCCCCGGCCGACGGCGAGCATGTCCTGCCCACCGGCGCCACCGACTCGACGCTGCGGGTGGCCGGCCGGTCCACCGCACGGCCGCAGGGTGCCGTTCCCGACCGGCTGACCGTGCCGAGGACCGAGCGGCCCACGACCGTGGTTCCGCAGCGCGTCCGGCCCGAGGTCACCGAAAAGCCGGCGCCGGTGCGCGGCTACGACGCGGCGACCAGCGAACTGGTGGCCGAGACCGGTGACGGGATCCGGCTGTTCAGCAACGCCGACGGCACGACGACCGCGCTGATCGCCGCCTCCACGGCGATCAGGACGGACGGCGACACGTTCGTGATGAAGGACGCCGGTGACCTGTCCGGCTCGCTCGATCTGCAGGTCGGCACGCAGGACGGTGGCGCGCACATCGGTCGCGCGTACCTCAACTTCGGCGGGCTGTCCACGGCGCTGCGGAACAAGTACGTCAACGGCGCCGCCCTCACGGTCTACAACACCTGGTCGGCATCGTGCACGCCGACGCCGGTCACGGTCTACCGGGTGGGCGAGCCGTGGTCGCCGTCGTCGCTGCGCTGGCCCGGCGCGTCCGTCAACCGCGCCTACGAGACCCGTTCGTTCGCGCACCAGGGCGGCTCCGCGACATGCGGCGCCGACTGGGAGTCACTGGCGCTGAACGCGGACGACGCGACCGGCTGGACGCACGGCCGCCCCTTCCACGGCCTCAGCCTGCGCGTCCCCAACGAGAAGGCGAACTCGCAGTTCAAGCGCTTCGCGGCCGCGGAGAGCGCGAACCCGCCACAGCTGAGCATCACCTACTCGGACGAGGGTGCGTCCTATGCGGTGGACGAGGTGCTGCTTCCCACCAACGCCACCGCGGGCGAGGCCACCGTCACGGTGACCAATCAGGGCGGTAGCACGTGGGCGGCGGGCGGCGGCTTCAAGCTCGGCGCCGTCATCAAGCGAGGTGCCACCACCGTCGCCACGGGAGCGAAGATCGCGCCGTCCGTGGCGATCGCGCCGATGGCCGCGGGCACGATCAAGGTGCCGCTGCCGGCCGTCAGCCCCGGCGACTACACGGTCGAGATCCAGATGTACAACGCGGCCGGCACCGCGTTCCACACCGCCTACGGCGTGCCGGTCGGCACGTTCCCGATCAAGGTGAGCAACGTGCTGCCGGCCTCGAACTACCAGCAGCCCGGCTCCGGCGGCACCGTCGAGACCATCACCCCCACGCTGTACGCCGAGGGCACCGATCCGGACAACTGGCCCGCCGGCGCGAAGCTCACGTACGACTTCAAGCTCTGCTCCGGGACGCCGGAGAAGCCCACCGACTGCGTGACGTCCGGCTTCACCGGCCAGACCTGGACCACCCCGGCTCTGAAGTGGTCGAGCACCTACTACTGGTGGGTTCGCGCGCACGACACCATCGGCGCCGGTCCGTACGCGGGCCCGCTCATGCTCACCACCCGGGTGCCGCAGCCGGCGATCACGTCGAACCTCGCGGGCAACCCGCACAGCGTGCAGGCACCCGGCGTCGATCCCGGGATCGGCAACTACTCCACCGTGGCCACCGACGCATCCGTCGCCACGGTCGGGCCGGACCTGACGATCACCCGTACGTACAACAGTCTGGACCCGAGGCGGGACAACGCGTTCGGCACCGGGTGGTCGTCGCGGATCGACACCCGGCTGACCGAGGACCGGATCGCCGGCGCGGCCACCGGTGCCAGCGTCGTCATCACGTTGCCGACCGGCCGGCAGGTGCGCTTCGGCCGCAATCCCGACGGCTCCTACGCGCCGCCGCAAGGCCAGGCGCTCACCCTGGTCCGCGACTCTGTGACCGCCACCTGGACGCTGCGCGACGCCAGCGGCGACCGGTGGGTGTTCGACGCGCTGGGGCGCCTGGTCACGCTGATCGACCAGGACGGGCTCACCGAGACGCTGCGCTACGGTCCGGACGATCGGGCCGTCGAGATCGTCAACAACGTCAGCGGGCGGCGCCTGACCCTGAACTGGTCCGGCGGCCACGTCACCGGCGTGCGCGCCAACGACGGTCCGATGTGGACGTACGGCTACGACGGTGACCGGCTCACCTCGGTCTGCGGGCCCGATCCGGCCCCCAACTGCACCAGGTACGAGTACACCTCGGGCAACCACTACCGCACCGCGATCCTGAACGACAGCCCGCGTGCGTACTGGCGTCTCGGCGAGACCTCCGGGCCGACCGCCGCCAGCGTGTCCGCCCGCTCACCCGGGAACGACGCGGGCACGTACACCGGTGTGGTGCTGAACGCCGACGGCGCGATCGGCGGCAGCACGGACCGCGCGGCCGTGTTCGACGGCGTCAGCAGCCGCGTCGCCCTGCCCGCCAAGCTGGCCAGCGCCTCCATGTCGGCCGCGGTCGAGCTGTGGTTCAAGACGACCGAGTCCGGCACGCTGCTGAGTTCGCAGAGCGGGCAGCCGTACCCGGCCGCCGCCACCGCGTCGACGCCCGTGCTCTACGTCGGCGTCGACGGGCTGCTGTACGGCGGCTTCTCCGTGCCCCGTCCCGACGGTCCCCGCCAGGCCGTCAGCGACGCCGCCGTCAACGACGGGCGGTGGCACCACGCCGTCCTCTCCGCCTCGATCGGCACCCAGACGCTCTATGTGGACGGCGTCGCGCAGAAGAAGGTCGCCACCGGGCTGATCGACCACGACCAGCAGATCCAGTACGCGATCGGTGCCGGGCACGGCAAGGACTGGCCGGCCACCAACGGCGAGGCCTTCCACTTCGACGGGGCCATCGACGAGGTCGCGATCTACACCAACGCGCTCAGCGCGCTCGCGATCGCCGGACACTACGCGGCCGCCACCGGCACCGACGTCCTCACCGGCGTCGTCCTTCCACAGGACGGCCGCCGTTACGCCACGGTCGGGTACGACAACGTCGCCGACCGGGTCCGTACGCTGACCGACAGCTGGGGACGTGCCTGGACGCTCGACGCCCCTACGCCCAACGGCGGCATCGGCGTCATCACGCTGCACGGGCCGTACCCCGACTGGACCTACCAGGTCGACTACGACAACGGCGGTCGGATCATGTCGGTCAAGCACGACGGCGCCGGAACTTTCTACGACTACAACGCCGCCGGCTTCCTCGCCAAGGTCACCGACCCGAACAACCATTCGGTCTCGTACACCACCGACGCACGCGGCAATGTGTTGTCCACGCAGACCTGCCGGGCCGCCGGCGCGTGCAACACCAGTTACTCGACCTACCACCTGAACGCCGCGAACCCGCTGGATCCGCGCAACGACAAGGTCACCTCGCGGTCCGACGCGCGCTCCAGCGGGCCGGCCGACACGACCTACCGCACCACCCTCGAGTACGACGAGGCCGGCCGGCTGACGAAGACGGTCTCGCCGAAGCCCGCGGGGGTCACCACCGCGCCCACCGAGATCTGGACGTACGCCAGGGGCACCGAGGCGGCGGAAGGCGGCGGCACCGTTCCGGCCGGGTCGCTGCTGCAACACGTCGGCCGGCGCGGGCAGTCGACCACGTACACCTACCGCGCCACCGGCGACCTGAGCGTCCAGACGTCGCCGCGCGGACTGCGCACCTCGTACACCTATGACGACCTCGGCCGGGTCGCGACCGTGACCGAGCGCAACGACGGCGGGGCGATGCTCTCCAGCCGCGCCGTCACGTACACGCCCGGCGGAAACGTCAAGACCGAGACCGGCCCGGCGGTGCGCAACCCGATCACCGGCGTCACCCACCAGAAGGTGACCACCTACACCTACGACGGCAACGGCAACACGCTGTCGGTGACGGAGTCCGACGCGACCCCGGCCGCCTCCGGCGGTGACCCGGCCCGCACCACGTCCTACGCCTACGACGCCCACGACCGGATCGTCCAGACCACCGCGCCGGGCGGCGCCGTCACGCGGACCGAGTACTCGGCCGACGGGCTCAAGACCACCACCGCCGACGCCGCCGGCATCCGCTGGTCGGACCTCTACGACGACCAGATGCGGCTGCTGACCAGCACCGCCGAGGGCCCGGGCGTCGACCCGCAGGATCCGAAGGCCACCGCGCTCACGCTGGAGTGGCGCGGTTACGACCCGGCCGGCCGACTGGCCCAGCACACCGACGCGGCCGGTCGCGTCACCCGGTACACCTACTACGACGACGGGCTGCTCGCCTCGTCGTACCGACCCGCCTTCACCGGCGCGGACGGCCGCACCCGGGACATCATGCTGGAGCAGGTCACCTACGACCCGGCGGGCAACCCGACCCGGCGCACCACGAACGGGGTCACGACCGCCTACACCTACGACGCCGCCGGCTACGTCGCACAGGAGACGGTCGACCCGGACGGGCTGAAGCGCACCGTCACCTACCAGCGCGACGCGGACGGCAACCCGGCCCGCGCCGACGTCACCGGCGCGGCGCAGCCCGGCCGCACCGAGACGGTCCGCAGCGACTACGGGCCGGACAACCAGGTCACCACCGCCGAGATCGCGCTCGCCGACGGCGGCACGCTGACCAGCGCGGTCACCTACGACGAACGTGGCCTGCCGCGGAGCAAGCGCAACGCCCGCCTGGCCATCACCGAATTCGAGTACGACGCCACCGGTGCCCTGACGAAGACCACGGGCGCGCCGGTCGACACCTGGACCAACGGCGTCAAGGCGACCAACGTCCGGCCGACCGAGACCACCGGGTACAACACGTTCGGCGAGCCGACCGAGGCCCGCGACCCGGCCGGTGCGGTCACGAGGAGCACGTACGACGTCGACGGCCGGCTGCGCACCATCACCAAGCCCGCGTACGCGCCTCCCGGCCGGATCACCATCCTCCCGGTGACCAGCCTGGAGTACGACGAGGTGGGCAACCTCGCCAAGACCACCGACCCGCTGAAGGGCGTCGCCGAGGCGGACTACGACCCGCACGGCAACCTGCTCACCGAGAAGGCGCCGCCGGTCGGTGATCAGCCGTCCACGACCACGTACCGGTACAACCGGGTGGGTGAGCCGCTGTCGGTCACCACGCCCGGTGGCGCCCAGACGCTGACCACCTACGACGATCTCGGACGGGCCGTCACCACCACCACGGTCGAGCGGGAGCCCGGGCCGGTCTCCTACCTGATCACCTCCACGGAGTACGACGACCGCGGCCGCCCGGTCCGCGTCACCAGCCCGCAGGGGCGGACCACCCGGATCGCGTACAACGGTGCCGGCGAGGTCGTCTCGACGACCGACCCCGCGGGCCTCACCTCCACCATCGACTACGACATCGCCGGCCGGGTCCGGTCGCGCATCGACCCGACCGGGCTCACCATCGCCACCACCTTCGACCTGGCCGGCCGGGCGGTCGCGGCCGAGCAGCGCCGCGGCGAGACGGTGCTGCGGACCACCAGCACCGAACTCGACCCGAACGGCAACGTGCTCTCCTCGGTCAGCGGGGAAGGGCGGCGGGACACCTTCGAGTACGACCTCGCCGACCGGGTCACCGCCCAGAACACCGTCGCCGGCGGCGGCCGGACCCTTCGCGTCGAGACCGGCTACGACATCGCCGGGAGGCTGACCCGGTACGTCGACGGGAACAAGAACGTCACCGGGTACACGTACAACGTCTGGGGCCTGACCGAGTCGACGGTCGAGCCGGCCACGCCGAGCACCCCGGACCCCGCGCAGCGCACCTGGACCGTCGACTACGACGCGGCGGGCCAGGCGGTCACCGTCCGCCTGCCCGGCGGCGTCGTCCGTACCCAGGAGTACGACGCCCAGGGGCGCCCCACGGTGGAGCGCGGAACCGGTGCCGAGCAGGCGACCGCGGACCGCCGGTTCGACTACGACGCCGACGGCCGGGTGGTGCGGATCTCCGGTGCCGCCGGCGACACCACGTTCCGCTACAACGACCGGGGCAGCCTGGTCGAGACCGGCGGCGCGAGCGGCCACAGCGTCTACGGCTGGTCCGGCGACGGCGACCTGACGATGCGCACCGACGCGGCCGGCACCGCGACCTTCACCTACGACAGCGCGGGCCGGCCCGAGTCCTTCACCGACCCGATCACCGCGCGGACCGTCGACTACGCCTACGACTCGGCCGGCCGCCTCGGCTCGGTCACCGACCGGGCGGCCAGCAAGTCGGTCAGGCGGGTCCTCACCTACGACGCGCTGAACCGGCTCGCCACGGACCAGGTGCAGCAGACGATCAACGTCGGGTTGCCCGCGCGAGTCCTTCTCGGCACCGACTACGGGTACGACCGGGACGACAACGTCACCGGCAAGAAGACGTACCAGCCGGCGGGGAGCACGGCGAACACGTACACCTACGACGGCGCGAACCGGCTGTCGACGTGGAGCGCCGGTGGCGCGACGACCACGTACACGTTCGACGACGCGGGCAACCGGACCGGCGCGGGTACGGCGACAGCGGTCTACAACGCCCAGAACCAGCTCGTCGACGACGGCACGAGCACGTACACGTACACGCCGCGCGGCACCCTCGACACCGTCACGCCGAAGAACGGCACCGGCGGCGTCCGCGACCTCGGTTACGACGCCTTCGAACGGCTGATCACCGACGGCTCGGTCACCTACGGCTACGACGGTCTGGACCGCCTCTCCACCCGCAGCGGGCTCGCCGGTCTCACCTACGACGGGACGGGCAACCAACTGGTCTCCGACGGCACCCGGGTGGTCAGCCGGGACAGCCTCGGCGAGCCGTTCTCCGACAGGGCCGTGACCGCGGCGACCGGGCGCATGCTCTACACGGACCAGCACGACGACGTCACCGGCCGGTACCTCTCGGCCAGCGCCACCGACACGCGCACCTACGACCCGTTCGGCAAGGTCATCGCGGCCACCGGGGAGACGCCGGCCCTCGGCTACCAGGGCGGGTGGACCGACACGTCCACCGGCTCGGTCAATATGGCCGCGCGCTGGTACAACCCCGAGTCCGGCACCTTCCTCAGCCGGGACAGCGTCACCAACGCGCCCGACACCGACGGCAACGCCAACCGCTACGCCTACGGCAACGGCGACCCGATCGGCAACACCGACCCGAGCGGGCACGCGGTCCTCATCGGCGAGATCGGCAACCGTACCGTGCTCGCGTCGCCGCGGACTCCGACGATATATCCCGACTCGGAGGAGCGCCTGCCGACGTCCGCACCGAGCGGGACGATTCGTAAACCGGGCGACATCCTGCCGCGTCAGTACCGAGGCGTCAGCCGCAAGCTCCCCTGGACCGCCATCCCGACGGTCATGTGGGAGATCCTCTTCGAGGACGCCGCGCCCGCCGGCGGCACGTGCCGCACCCCCGGTGGAGCGGAGCACGACTCCGGCATGTCCATCTGCAACCCCAAGAACTGGTGTGCCGCCGGCTACACCTGGTTCGTCGAGTGCCGGAAGGGGGCCGGCGCCGGTACCAAACCGGGTAGCGGCACCGCGCCCGGGACCGGGAACGGGACCGGCTCGGGTCCCGGCTACGGTCCTCTCCAGGGCATCGCGTTCTGGATCGCCGCCCTGTTCCAGATCGGGGCCACCGGCTTCGGTGGCGCCGGCGGCTCCGGGGGGCCCGGGGCCTCCGGAGGTGGGGGCGTCGGCATCGGCGGCTACCTGCCGGCACCGCCTCCACCGCCCCCGCCGTGGATTCCGCCGCTCCTGATCAGGAACCCGCCGCCACCCCCGGGTACGCAGGTCAAGCCCCGGATCCCCGTGATCCCCGCCGACCGCCCCGGCACCACCCGCGTCGACCCCGGTCCCGACCTCACCTCGCGGGCGACTGAGGTCACCAACACGGTTATCCTCCCGACCACGCCGCTGGTGCAGGAGTTCATAGACCTGGCCGGCCGCGTTCATTACAACAATCACCGGATCGTGGCGACCGACGGGCGAAATGATCCCAACGTGGCGGCTTACGACCAGCAGCGCAACCGTTGCCTGAATCAGAACGGGGGCGCGGGATCTTGGATCAATTACTCGCCGATGAAGGCCGGCGTCGCCTCTGGTGCCGAGGCTTGTTATGAGAACGGGAAGATCCCGCCGGGGGGAAGCCGGGCCACGTTCAAGCCTCGTGGGTTCGTTACCGGAGCCGGCATGGCGCGAGGGCACTTGATCGCCAGAGAGCTCGGTGGGAGCGGCACGGACGGCAGGAACGTCGTCGCTCTCTACCAGGACAAGGTCAACAACAGCGCGATGTGGCACGGCACTGAACAAGTGGTGCGCCAGTGGGTCAGGAGTGGTGACACTGTCTATTATCGAGTGGAGCCCGAATTCCTTAATAACGATCCTCTCAATCATCCGGTGCCCACGTTTGTGAACATCGTTGCCGCCAGCAAGCGCGGAACCGTGTTCATCAGAATCGAGAACGTATGA